The following proteins are encoded in a genomic region of Ictalurus furcatus strain D&B chromosome 6, Billie_1.0, whole genome shotgun sequence:
- the wdr3 gene encoding WD repeat-containing protein 3, protein MGLTKQYLRYVPSAVFGLIGSQKANVVFVRLRGGEQGRYVAVGACEHVFIWDVRKAEKVLILAGKKHEVTYLCPSPDGIHIAVGYEDGGVRIFSLLNGESNVSFNGHKSAITVMHYDALGARLVTGSRDTDVIVWDIINECGLYRLKGHKDAITQALLLEKKNLLVTSSKDSFVKWWDLDTQHCFKTMVGHRSEVWGMVLLNQENRLLTGSADSELRAWDVDYLEEDKEVGEPREKKGKSFLDHHDDDDDDDDDENEGPNEEAEDRILSCKKAGSILREARDRVVSLIADPKAKVLACHGLDNTMEIFAVLPEEEIQKKMERKLKKAKRKAKSQDSSADVADIVVERKLTDEIQKLASLKASSKIRSVDCLLSPNGEMKVALLLQNNTVEAYSVKTTEKNPTGTKTSRLTLGGHRTDARTLSFSSDNIAILSASGDTVKVWNRATLQVIRTMACEYALCSLFVPGDRQIIVGTKSGKIQIFDLASGSLLETTEAHEGALWSICLSPDQRGIVTGGADKMVKFWDFELIKDNESGANKRLTVKHTRTLQLDEDVLCVRFSPDQRLLAVSLLDCTVKIFYTDTLKFFLSLYGHKLPVLCLDISHDSALIATGSADRNVKIWGLDFGDCHRSMFAHDDSVMFLQFVPKTHLFFTAGKDRKVKQWDADKFEHIQTLEGHHGEVWCLAISPSGDHVVSSSHDKSLRLWERTREPIILEEEKEMEREAEFEESLAKGDEPVVPGETKGEAEPAGKKTIETVKAAERIMEALELYREESKKLEQHKAACEAAGKELPPPAMNPVLVAYGRISPSQYVLDVIKKVRSSELEVSLLVLPFPYIPDLLSLLNTYIQQGLEVELVCRCLFFLLRIHFGQITSNQMLLSVIDELRTNTISKVREIRDVLGFNNAGLQFLQREIESKEDVMFFADATDCFQEKKRKRRKRERAILTIT, encoded by the exons ATGGGCTTGACTAAGCAGTACCTGCGCTACGTGCCCAGCGCAGTGTTTGGTCTGATCGGCAGTCAGAAGGCGAATGTGGTGTTTGTGCGGCTGAGAGGAGGAGAGCAGGGCCGCTATGTGGCTGTAGGAGCCTGCGAGCATGTCTTCATATGGGATGTGCGCAAGGCTGAGAAG gttCTAATTCTTGCGGGTAAGAAGCATGAGGTGACGTATCTCTGCCCTTCTCCTGATGGTATCCACATAGCCGTGGGTTATGAGGATGGCGGCGTGCGCATCTTCAGCCTTTTAAACGGCGAAAGCAACGTCTCTTTTAACGGACACAAATCCGCCATCACAGTCATGCATTATGACGCACTGGGAGCGCGACTTGTTACCGGCTCCAGG gaCACAGACGTGATTGTCTGGGACATAATAAACGAGTGTGGTTTGTACAGGCTGAAAGGACACAAAGATGCCATCACACAAGCTTTGCTCTTAGAGAAGAAAAATTTGCTCGTCACAAG CTCAAAGGACAGCTTTGTAAAATGGTGGGATCTGGACACGCAGCATTGTTTTAAGACAATGGTGGGCCACCGCAGTGAG GTGTGGGGAATGGTTCTGTTGAATCAGGAGAACAGGCTGCTGACCGGCTCTGCTGACAGTGAACTCCGAGCCTGGGACGTCGATTACCTGGAGGAG GATAAAGAAGTAGGGGAGCCACgggagaagaaaggaaagagttTCCTTGatcatcatgatgatgatgatgacgatgacgatgatgaaaACGAAGGACCTAATGAAGAGGCAGAAGAT AGAATCCTCAGCTGTAAGAAAGCCGGCTCCATTCTGAGAGAAGCCAGAGATCGGGTCGTGTCCTTGATTGCCGATCCCAAAGCCAAAGTCCTGGCGTGCCAT GGCCTTGACAACACTATGGAGATCTTTGCTGTGTTGCCAGAGGAAGAAATTCAgaagaaaatggaaagaaagctGAAAAAGGCCAAGAGGAAGGCCAA GTCTCAGGATAGCAGTGCTGATGTAGCAGATATAGTCGTGGAGCGAAAGCTGACAGATGAGATCCAGAAGCTGGCCAGTTTAAAAGCCTCCTCTAAGATCAG GTCGGTGGACTGCCTTCTGTCTCCTAACGGCGAGATGAAAGTGGCTCTGTTGCTGCAGAATAACACAGTAGAGGCGTACAGTGTAAAGACAACAGAGAAGAACCCGACAGGCACCAAGACGTCTCGTCTCACCCTGGGTGGCCACCGCACAGACGCCAGAACGCTGTCTTTCAGCTCAGACAACATTGCCATCCTGTCTGCCTCTGGAGACACTGTTAAAGTCTGGAACAG GGCCACTTTGCAGGTGATCCGCACCATGGCGTGCGAGTATGCACTCTGCTCGCTGTTCGTACCCGGGGATAGACAGATCATTGTAGGAACTAAG AGTGGAAAGATTCAGATTTTTGACTTGGCATCAGGCAGCCTGCTGGAGACTACAGAAGCTCACGAGGGAGCTCTGtggtccatctgtctctctcccgaTCAG AGGGGAATTGTAACTGGAGGAGCTGACAAGATGGTGAaattctgggactttgagcTCATAAAGGACAATGAATCAGGAGCCAACAA GAGACTGACGGTGAAACACACTCGCACGCTCCAGTTGGACGAGGACGTGCTGTGTGTGCGCTTCAGTCCCGATCAGAGACTTTTGGCAGTCTCTCTCCTCGACTGCACTGTGAAGATATTCTACACAGACACGCTAAAG TTTTTCCTGTCTCTGTATGGACATAAACTTCCCGTGCTGTGTTTGGACATTTCACAC GATAGTGCACTGATAGCCACTGGATCAGCAGACAGAAACGTGAAGATCTGGGGTCTGGACTTTGGTGACTGCCATCGTTCGATGTTTGCACATGATGACAG TGTAATGTTCCTTCAGTTTGTCCCCAAAACCCATCTGTTTTTCACAGCGGGAAAGGACAGAAAGGTCAAACAGTGGGACGCTGACAAGTTTGAACACatccagaccctggag GGACACCATGGGGAAGTATGGTGCCTGGCCATCAGTCCCAGTGGAGACCACGTTGTCTCCTCTTCTCATGATAAGTCCCTCAGGCTTTGGGAGAGAACCCGGGAGCCTATCATTCtagaagaggagaaagagatg GAAAGAGAAGCAGAATTTGAAGAATCTTTAGCCAAAGGAGATGAGCCAGTG GTCCCCGGCGAGACCAAAGGCGAGGCCGAGCCCGCAGGAAAGAAGACTATAGAGACGGTCAAAGCC GCGGAGCGTATAATGGAGGCACTGGAGCTCTACAGAGAGGAGAGCAAGAAGCTGGAGCAGCACAAGGCTGCTTGTGAGGCAGCAGGGAAGGAG TTACCTCCACCGGCGATGAACCCAGTTCTCGTGGCTTATGGACGTATCTCA CCTTCTCAGTATGTTTTGGATGTCATAAAGAAGGTCCGGTCCAG CGAGTTGGAGGTGTCTCTACTGGTGCTGCCGTTTCCGTACATCCCTGATCTGCTCTCGCTCTTAAACACCTACATACAGCAGGGCCTGGAGGTGGAGCTGGTCTGCCGCTGCCTCTTCTTCCTGCTCAG AATCCACTTTGGGCAGATCACCAGTAACCAAATGCTGCTGTCAGTCATTGACGAGCTGAGGACAAATACAATCTCTAAAGTGCGGGAGATCAGG GATGTGCTGGGCTTTAACAACGCAGGCCTTCAGTTCCTGCAGCGAGAGATTGAGAGCAAAGAAGATGTGATGTTCTTTGCTGATGCCACAGATTGCTTtcaggagaagaagagaaagaggagaaagagagagagggccaTACTGACAATCACATGA